The DNA window CGGGGAGCAGCGGCAATCGCCGACCAAGGGCCACGGATCGCCGAACACCCGCCATCAGGGCCTTCGACCGGTTCGTCGTCTTTTTCGGCACGGCCGCGGGCTCGACGGATGTTTCAGTTTGCTGCGCGACAGGCGTGTGATCCGCGTGCGACGCGCGGCTCGAGTGGTCCGAGTCGATCGCGGATTCGCGCGATCCGGGCGGAGCCTGGTCGAACGGTTCGTCCTGAAGCTCCGGAGCCGCGACAGACCGATTGACTTCGGTCCGCGTTGGTACGACGTGTGAAACAGGGGCGCCGATGGATGACGGGGCGCTTGCGGCGACGGGGGCACTAGCTGCCAGTGGGGGTTCAACCGGTGCAGACGCATGGGCGGCTGGTTGCACCGTCGCCGTCGGCCCGGCAGGCGACGGTATTAACAGGATCTGCTGGCACGCGGGACATTTGACCCGTCGCCCGGCTGCTTCGTCTTTCGCCTGCAGTCGCTTGCCGCAGGTGCAAGTCACTACGATCGCCATGGTCGTCGCCTCGTCAGGGGGAATCCACCAGTCTCAGCGTCGTCGCAACAGCGTGGGCACTTTGGATCAAAGCCAACGATGCGGAACTACGTTGGCCACAGGCGAGGGGTTATCGGCCCTTGCGCGGGGAGGCTCCACGACCATCAATGAATCCCTCTATGTCCGTCCATGCCCGAACTGCCGCACGAGCGACGATACCACGCTACCAGAAGGTCGCGACCCAAACGATGCCGACGGCAAACCCTAATACATCCTGCAATGCATGGCCTTCATTTGACCGCGGACTCCCACTTGGTCTGCGCAGCCTTGATCGCCGGGTGAGAGACGATCAGGTGCCAGACGACCGCCTGGAATGCTTCGGAGTGCGGCGTGATGTGGTCGGGGTTGACAGTCGGAATGATCACGCAGGCATCGGCGGCGATCGCGGTGTATCCGCCGTCGCGACCGACAACACCCGTGACGGCCGCGCCGACCTGCTTGGCATACTGGACCGCCTTCACGAGGTTCGGGCTGATGTTCTTTTCGACGTTACCACCGCCGACGGAGAACACGACGATCCCGTCGCCTTTGCGAAGCCGGCTCCCCTTGAGCCAATTCACGAAAACATCGGCCCAGCTTTCGTCGTTCACGCGGGCGGTCAGCTCGGAAACGTTGTCGGTCGGGGCGTAAGCCTCGAAACCGGCGATCTTGCGGAAATCGTTGACGGCGTGCGACGCATTCGCCGCCGACCCGCCGACCCCGAGAAAGAACAACCGGCCGCCGGCCTCCCGGACTTTGACGAGTTGTTCCACCATGCGCTCGATCGCGCCGGAGTCGAGCTTTTCGATCACCTGGACGGCTTCGGCGAGAAATGTTTGGCTGAATGACATAACGGAGATCGGCTCAAAGAAGGGACAGGGCCTTTGCCATGGGTTCGTCATCGCCCGGCCTGGCGAGTCCGGGTTCGAAGGTCATTTTGATTTCCCGGCCCTGCTTTGCAAGTACTGACGGGCTTCTTCGAGCGATTCCGGCGTGCCGATTTCGTAGAACCGCTCGAAGACTTCGAAGCCGATCATCGCACCCTCGGTCACCAACGCGGTGTAAAGTTCGGCGAGATCGAACGGTCGGTCGGTCGCGATGCGCTCGACGGCCTGCATCCGAAGGAGCGCCACGCCGTAGTCGATGTAGTCCATCTCGGGCGTGCGATTTTTCTTGTCGTACCTGATCAGACGGCCGTCCTTGAACACGACATTGCTCTTGTCCCAGCGATTCCCGTTTTTCAGGACCGTCATGAGCCCGAGCGGGTGTGAAGGATTGGCGAGGAAGGCATCGAGCACGGCGACGTAGTCGATGTCCATGTACGAATCGCCGTACATCACCCACAGCACGTCGTCGGGCTTGCTGCCGAGCAGTCGTTTGGCACCGGCTATTGCCCCGCCGGTCCCCATGAGCTTCTCGCCGTCGAACGCGTAGGACAGGTTCATGCCGTAGCGGGAGCCGTCGCCGCAATGCTCGGCGACCATCTCCCCTCGATAGCCCAGACACATCACAACTTTCCGGATGCCGTTCCGATGCAGCAGCGCGACCTGGTGATCGATGAACGGCGCGCCAGCGATCTCCACCAGCGCCTTGGGAATTTTTTCCGTGATGGGGCGCAGTCGCGTCGCCAGTCCACCTGCGAGAAGGGCGACGGGGATGGTACCGATCATCTTTCGCCCTCCGGTCATGAGTTCGAGTTGTCGCGCGACGGTGTCACGGTCCTGTGTACTTCGGATCGAGAGTAACATTGGCACGGTGATGATCGTCGTGCTGGCATCGATAGCAATATACCGGGTGTCGCCGAACTTGCAGATCGGACCGCTCACCGGCCGAGCGAAAGTTAACGCAAACATGACAATAAAAAGCTGCGTGCCTGCCGAACGATTTGGAGGCGGCGTCGGCGAGGCAATCCGACCAAGTATCCTAGTTGTGGAAGCTCACACGATGTTCCTCGTGGTACGGCGACGGTTCAGACCTTGGCTCACTGCAATAGTTAGGGCTACACCAAGTTGTCGCAGACATGCTCATGGACGATACTCTTTAAAGACTGACGGACTCGGCGCGTTCCGGTAGGTGTGATAGCCTCCGTGACGGCGGAACTTTAGCTCGGCCGCCCATGACCCTTCGTGGTTAAACGCCTCATCCCGGCCTGCCGCGTCCGAAACTTTCTTCCCATGGTCCCACCCGCCAGCCGAATCGCCGCGAGCCCCAAGCTCAACGACCCGCGCAAGCGCCGCATCGTGATCCTGCTCGACGCGCTGGTCCGCCCATTTCGGGGCCTCCTGACAATGCTTTCCCCCAAGCCTCGAGGCGGGCGGCCTCGCCGCATTCTCCTGATTCGCATGGACGGGATCGGCGACCTGATGATGTCTACCGCGATCTTCTCGGCATTGCGAGATCAGTATCCGGGCGCGCGGATCGATCTCCTGTGCAGCACACTCGTTAAGCCGCTTGCATCAGTGCTCGTCGATACCGGACGGGTCGACCGCCTGCACCTGCTTCCACTTTACGGCGTCACCTTCGCAATGTGGCGCCGAACGATCGCGACGCTGCGCGCGGCCCGGTACGACGTGGCCGCCGACCTGCGGGGCGACTTTCGCAACATCGCCCTCGCGTGGCTGGCTAAGATCCCCCGGCGAATCGGCATTCCCTATAGCGGCTGGGAATTTCTCGCGACCGAAACACTGCCATTCGAAATAGTCCACACCGCCGAGGAAGTCGGCCGCATAGCCGAACGTCTAGGTGTGCCCGACGCCCCAAGACAGCCGCAATTCGAGTTGCCGCCAACGTTCCATCAATGGGCCGAACAATGGCTCGCGCAATCCGATGCCAATACCGTAGAAAATCCGCGGCGGCCGCTGATTGCGCTGCACCTGTCGGCTGGCCAGCCGGCGCGCATCTGGCCCATTGCGAACTTCATCTCAATTTGCCGAACACTCGCGAAGGACTGCAACGCCCGCTTCGTAGTGATCGGCGGGCCGGGCATGGATGTCGATTTCGCACGGGAACTCAATCGTCATCTGGACGAACCCGCGGTGGTCGCAGCCGCCGTCGCAAACCTGCCGCGCACGGCGGCAATCATGAGCCGCTGCGCCCTGTTTATCGGGACCGATTCGGGTCCCGCGCATATTGCTGCCGCGGTCGGCTGCCCGGTGGTGGTGTTCTTCGGTCCGGGAAATGAATCGGTCATGCGGCCCTTTGCCCGGCAGCTTCGCATCGTCCGCGCAAAACACGCATGCGAACCGCTCTGCGCCAACAAGGTTTGCGTGACCCCGGACCACCATTGCCTAGCATCGATCACACCCGGTGAAGTGGCTGCAGCGTCAAAGGAGTTACTCGCAGGCACGTAGTTCCCTGGCAGAACGTCCCTACGAAATCACGGTCCGCGTTCCTTCGAAGTCGAACCGGAACCGCACCTCGCGAAGCCCTGCCTGCGTCAGGGCGTGTCGGAGCTTGGTCTTGTCGTCGGCGTAGAACATCAGGAACCCGCCGCCGCCGGCACCGATCACCTTCCCGCCGACCGCGCCGTTCTCCATCGCCAGCGTGTACCAGCGGTCGATGTCGGGGTTGCTCATGCCGCCGGACCGCTTCTTCTTGTGCTCCCAGTGGACGTTCATCAGGTCGCCGAACTTGTGAAGGTCGCCAATCTCCAGGGCCTCCTGGCTCTGGTAGCCCAGCTCTTTGACGAAGTGCAGGTTGTCGATCATGTCCTTGTCGCTGACGCGCGACTTCTGGTCCTGGTCCTTCAGGATGTGGCTCGCGGAGCGGCTGTAACCGGTGAAGAACAAGAGCAGGTTGTCTTCCAGGTTGTAGAGGGTCTCGTTGTCCACCTTGAGCGGGGTCGCCTCGACGTGCCCGTTGGGGAGAAACTGAAAGCACGTCAGTCCGCCGTATGCGGCGATGTACTGGTCCTGTTTCCCGATGGGCTCGCCGAGCTTTTCGATCTCGATGTGGCAAGCCTGCTCGGCCAGCGCCTGGGGCGGGACAATATTCTTTTTGTACGAGTGCAACGCCTTCAGCAGCGCGGTGGTGAAGGACCCGCTCGATCCAAGGCCCGTGCCGGCCGGGATGTCGGCCATGCTGGTGAGTTCGATGTGCGGCTCGCCGTCCCCGCCAACACCGACCAGCTTCAAGGCCTCGCGAATGATCGGGTGCTGGATCTCCTCGACGGAGTTGGCGTGCTCCAGCTTGGAATACTTGATGATCAAACCCTTCTGGAAGGTTTGGTGCAGCGTGATGTAGACGTACTTGTCGATCGCGGCGGCGATAAGGAAACCGCTGTGTTTGCGGTAATAGCTGGGCAGATCGGTGCCGCCCCCGCCGAGGCTGATTCGCAGCGGGCTTCGAGTGATGATCATGCGTTCTCCCGGAAACTCCTTAAAGCAATCCGGACGATACAACAACCCGATTCGCTTTGCGAAGGTTCCCCGCCTGCAGAAGGACACCGGCTCAACTTCCGGGAAGTACCTGAGCCGCCGGGGGAACCCATTTCGTGCAGGTTGTCCGTTGTGCGCCGGGCGACATCTGCGGTATACGGCCTACGGTGGCGTTCGGTGTAATGCCACGATCCGTGGTGGCGTCTGAACCTGTGAAGACGGTCGGTACTTCTTGAACGATCCAGCAAATCCCATACAATCGTGCCAACCACCCGACCTTAAAGTCGTACTTCCGACCTATTGGAATCATTCAGGAATCCAGCACGCGAGAAGATCGGTCCGATAAGGAGATAGGATCGGGCGACTCCAGGACGTGCTGGGACGTTTCGGTGCGACGCCTTTTACTGCCCGCGAAGAACCCGCAGGCACCCGCGCTGCAAGGCTACAACCCGCCGAAGGAGCAAGCTTTATGTCAGGTCCGCTGGGCCACCCCTTACTCAGCATCGTCGTTCCCGCTTACAACGAGGTACAGCGGATTC is part of the Humisphaera borealis genome and encodes:
- a CDS encoding glycosyltransferase family 9 protein → MVPPASRIAASPKLNDPRKRRIVILLDALVRPFRGLLTMLSPKPRGGRPRRILLIRMDGIGDLMMSTAIFSALRDQYPGARIDLLCSTLVKPLASVLVDTGRVDRLHLLPLYGVTFAMWRRTIATLRAARYDVAADLRGDFRNIALAWLAKIPRRIGIPYSGWEFLATETLPFEIVHTAEEVGRIAERLGVPDAPRQPQFELPPTFHQWAEQWLAQSDANTVENPRRPLIALHLSAGQPARIWPIANFISICRTLAKDCNARFVVIGGPGMDVDFARELNRHLDEPAVVAAAVANLPRTAAIMSRCALFIGTDSGPAHIAAAVGCPVVVFFGPGNESVMRPFARQLRIVRAKHACEPLCANKVCVTPDHHCLASITPGEVAAASKELLAGT
- a CDS encoding SIS domain-containing protein, with translation MSFSQTFLAEAVQVIEKLDSGAIERMVEQLVKVREAGGRLFFLGVGGSAANASHAVNDFRKIAGFEAYAPTDNVSELTARVNDESWADVFVNWLKGSRLRKGDGIVVFSVGGGNVEKNISPNLVKAVQYAKQVGAAVTGVVGRDGGYTAIAADACVIIPTVNPDHITPHSEAFQAVVWHLIVSHPAIKAAQTKWESAVK
- a CDS encoding GHMP family kinase ATP-binding protein; this translates as MIITRSPLRISLGGGGTDLPSYYRKHSGFLIAAAIDKYVYITLHQTFQKGLIIKYSKLEHANSVEEIQHPIIREALKLVGVGGDGEPHIELTSMADIPAGTGLGSSGSFTTALLKALHSYKKNIVPPQALAEQACHIEIEKLGEPIGKQDQYIAAYGGLTCFQFLPNGHVEATPLKVDNETLYNLEDNLLLFFTGYSRSASHILKDQDQKSRVSDKDMIDNLHFVKELGYQSQEALEIGDLHKFGDLMNVHWEHKKKRSGGMSNPDIDRWYTLAMENGAVGGKVIGAGGGGFLMFYADDKTKLRHALTQAGLREVRFRFDFEGTRTVIS
- a CDS encoding nucleotidyltransferase family protein, which translates into the protein MIGTIPVALLAGGLATRLRPITEKIPKALVEIAGAPFIDHQVALLHRNGIRKVVMCLGYRGEMVAEHCGDGSRYGMNLSYAFDGEKLMGTGGAIAGAKRLLGSKPDDVLWVMYGDSYMDIDYVAVLDAFLANPSHPLGLMTVLKNGNRWDKSNVVFKDGRLIRYDKKNRTPEMDYIDYGVALLRMQAVERIATDRPFDLAELYTALVTEGAMIGFEVFERFYEIGTPESLEEARQYLQSRAGKSK